The Klebsiella quasivariicola region TCTATCCGGAGACGCATCTCTCCTTCCTCGCCAACGTCTATAACCATAAGGCGCGGGCGTTTTACCAGCGCTATGGCGTGCAGCTTATTGACGCGGCCTATGAGGCGCACGAAGAGAAGGGCGATGTGCCGGTGATGATCACCAAACATTGCCTGCGATTTGCCTTTAATCTCTGTCCGAAACAGGCCAAAGGCTCCATCAAGAGCTGGAAAGCGACGCCGATGCAGCTGATTCATGGCGATGAAGTGCTGACCCTGAAATTTGACTGCCGGCCGTGCGAAATGCACGTGGTGGGCAAGATTAAAAATCATATCCTCAAAATGCCGCACCCGGGGAGCATTGTGGCTTCCGTCAGTCCGGACGAGCTGCTGAAAACCCTGCCGAAGCGCAAAGGCGCCTGATTCGACGCTACTGGCTTAGGGGCGCCCGCGGCCTGTGGGCGTCCTGCCAGCGGTGATGCTCGCGCAGTTCGGCAGCAACCTCTTCACACCGGCTGCGCAGCTCATCGCTATCCGCCTCGTGCAGCAGCTGCTGTTCGAGGCTTTGCACCGGAAAGTAATCGTGTCCCTGGCGGCGAGCCAGCAGATGTCCTGAAAAAAGCGCACACAGCAACAGCAGCGCGCTCATGCTTCTCCTCAACATACCTTTTCTCTGCGAATCAATGGCGTGGGCTTACTATGCCAGGCGCTGTGCAGGTTTTTTTCTCGGCTTCTCAAAGAAGGGCAAGAGTTTGTCAGCGGTGGCTGAAGGACGGTGAAAAAAAAGCCTGGCGCGGAAGGCCAGGCCTGAGGGATTACGCTTTTGGCGGCAGTGGTTTCCCGCTGTGATCGCCGCCTTTTGGCGGCTGCTTGCCGTCATGCTGCGGCTGTTTGCCGTCATGCTGCGGCTGCTTGCCGTCACGCTGCGGCTGCTTGCCGTCATGCTGCGGCTGTTTGCCGTCATGCTGCGGCTGTTTGCCGTCATGCTGCGGCTGTTTGCCATCATGCTGCGGCTGTTTGCCATCATGCTGCGGCTGTTTGCCGTTGTGTTGCGCTTGCTTACCATCGTGTTGGCCGTTTTTCGCCGGCGGTTTACCCTGATGCTGCGCGCCTTTTTCTGGCGGCGGCGGGTTGTCGGCAGCGAAAGCCCATGACGATATTCCCAGCGTCATCACGGCGGACAGTAAAGCTAACTTCTTCATAGCAATATCCTTTCTTCTGATGTATCGCCGTATTTCATCAGGCAAAAGTGAAGATAAGATGGAGAAATCCCTTTTCGGACTTCTCTGCATCCCACTCAGACTTTTAGCCCTGCGGCGGTCATCAGCAGGCGAAACAGCAGGCTGATGGCGGCCAGCGTCAGTACGCTGCCTCCCCAGATCGCGATCAGCCACAGCAGACGTTTAGGCCAGGCAGTATGCATCAGTGATATCCCTCCCCGGGCTGAACTTTGCCGCGGAACACGTAATAGCTCCAGCAGGTGTAGCCCAGGATCACCGGAATAATCAGCAGTGCGCCCACCAGCATAAAGCCCTGGCTTTGCGGGGGTGCGGCAGCCTGCCAAAGCGTGATGGCCGGCGGGATAATATGCGGCCAGATGCTGATCCCCAGTCCGCTAAAGCCGAGAAAGACCAGGCCCAGCGTCAGCGTGAAGGGCGAAACATGGCGGTCGCGCTGATGCAGCGTGCGCCACAGCCAGCCGCTGATGAGGATCACCAGCAGCGGCACCGGCAGCAGGAAATAGAGATTCGGCAGGCTGAACCAGCGGTCGGCAATGGCCGGGTGCGCCAGTGGCGTCCAGAGGCTGATGACGGCAAACACCGCCAGCAGGGCGACCAGTAGCCAGCGCGCCGCTTCGCGCATCCGCAGTTGCAGCGCGCCTTCACTTTTCATCACCAGCCAGGTCGCGCCCAGCAGCGCATAGGCTACACACAGCCCCAGTCCGCAAAACAGGGTGAACGGGGTCAGCCAGTCAAACATGCCGCCGCTGAAGGCGCGACCGCTGACGGTAAAACCGTTGATCACCGCTCCGACCACCACGCCCTGGCTGAAGGTCGCCAGCAGGGAGCCGCCAAAAAAGGCGCGATCCCAGAACGGTCGGTGCGACGGCGTGGCCTGGAAGCGAAACTCAAAAGCGACGCCGCGAAAAATCAGGCCGATCAGCATTAGGGTCAGGGGGATCGACAGGGCGTCGATGATCACCGCGTAGGCGAGGGGAAAGGCGCCAAACAGTCCGGCGCCGCCGAGCACCAGCCAGGTCTCATTGCCATCCCATACCGGGGCGACGCTGTTAACCATGATGTCGCGATCCTCACCGCCCCGCACCGTGCCGAACAGCAGGCCGATACCCAGGTCAAAGCCGTCCATGACGATGTACATCAGCGTGGCAAAGACGATAATCACAAACCAAATCACCGATAATTCGATACCCATTAGCGGGACTCCTTCTGCAGATAGCCTTCAGTGGCGGCGGACAGCGGGCGGGCAGGGGTTCCGGATGTCGCCGGGTGCATCTCCTGCGGCCCTTTACGGATCAGGCGCAGCATATAGCTGTAGCCGACGCCGAACACCGCGCTGTACACCACGATAAAGGTCAACAAACTCACCGACATGTGCAGATCGCCATGGGCGGAAACGGCATCAGCGGTGCGCTGAACGCCATACACCACCCATGGCTGACGGCCCACTTCGGTGGTCACCCAGCCAGCGAGAATAGCAATCAGTCCTGAAGGGCCCATCCACAGCGCAAAGCGCAGAAATGGCCGTGAATGGTACAGTCGGCCGCCGCGACGCAGCCACAGGGCCAGTACGCCGAGCAGGAGCATCAGCATGCCAAGACCGGCCATCAGGCGAAACGACCAGAACACCACGGTAGCGTTCGGGCGATCCTCAGGAGCGAACTCTTTCAACGCCGGCACCTGTTTATCAAGGCTGTGGGTGAGGATCAGGCTGCCCAGGGCCGGGATCTCAAGCCCGTAGCGGGTGCGCTCCTGCTCCATATCAGGCCAGCCAAACAGCAGCAACGGCGTTGGCTCGCCCGGCGGGTTTTCCCAGTGGCCCTCAATGGCGGCTATTTTCGCCGGCTGGTGTTTCAGGGTATTCAGACCATGCATATCGCCGATCAGCGCCTGGACGGGGGCAACCAGCAGCGTCATCCAGAGCGCCATAGAGAACATCTTACGGATCGCCGGCGACTGATTGCCGCGCAGCAGATGCCAGGCCGCCGAGGCGCCGACAAACAGCGCGCTACTGAGAAACGCCGCCACTGTCATATGCAGTAAGCGGTAGGGGAATGACGGGTTAAAGATCACCGCCAGCCAGTCGACGGGCACCACCTGGCCATCGACGATCTCAAACCCTTGCGGGGTCTGCATCCAGCTGTTAGAGGCGAGGATCCAGAAGGTCGAGATGATGGTGCCCAGCGCCACCATGCAGGTGGCGAAAAAGTGCAGCCCCGGCCCCACGCGGTTCCAGCCGAAGAGCATCACTCCGAGAAAGCCTGCTTCCAGAAAGAACGCTGTCAGGACTTCATAGGTCAGCAGGGGGCCGGTAATGCTGCCCGCGAACTGAGAGAAACCGCTCCAGTTGGTGCCGAACTGATAGGCCATCACCAGCCCGGAAACCACCCCCATGCCGAAGTTGACGGCGAAGATTTTTGACCAGAAGTGGTACAGCGAGCGCCAGACAGGATTTTTTGTTTTTAGCCATAAGCCTTCGAGCACCGCCAGATAGCTGGCCAGTCCGATGGTAATGGCGGGGAAAATAATGTGAAACGAGACCGTAAAGGCGAATTGAACTCGCGCCAGATGGAATGCATCAAGACCGAACATGCAGGACTCCACAACAAAATTGATTCAGCGCAATTTTAGGCAGCGTGGGAGTGAGGGGGCAGAAACAGTCCGGCCATTTTTTACGATAACAGTTGGCCACTGTTATGTTTTTGACCGTCCGGACATGTCTGTGCCCGGATATCTTTTGACGGGGTATGACCCTCTTCGGCCTGATTTATTATCATTCATTAATATGAGAATCAGTAAAAAGGATGAGCCAGTTAATAGTGAATTAAAAAATATTAAATTGTCCAGTCATTAGACTCTTCGTACTGTATTAACCGGATAATGAAATAAGGGAATGCCAATGTCTGAAAAAGGATTACAGAGTTTGTGTATTACGCTTGGTGCCATGCTGATTTTCTGGTTTGTTTTAATCACGCTATGTTGGGTGATGATATTTTAAACGCCTCTGGTCCGGAGGACAGGGGCATCATGGACGCCTTCGCAGGCATAACAGTTATCAAAACCTATTATTTTTTATTAACTGATATATGATAAAGGGAGGTTATCGTACGGGAACGGCCGCAATGAAAAAGTATCAACAGCTGGCGCAGCAGCTGACCGAACAGATCGCGCTTGGCGTCTGGTTGCCTGGCGATCGGCTGCCGTCGCTGCGCGAGCAGGTGGTCAGCAGCGGCATGAGCTTTATGACCGTCAGCCATGCCTATCAACTGCTGGAAAGCCAGGGGCGCATCGTCGCCCGTCCACAGTCGGGTTATTATGTCGCCCCCCAGCCGGTAAAGCTCCGGCAGCCGGCGCCGCCTGCCCAGGTGACCCGCGATGAAGCCGTTGATATCAATACCTATATCTTTGAAGTCCTACAGGCCAGCCGCCAGGCGTCGATGTTGCCCTTTGCCTCAGCCTTTCCGGATCCGCGCCTCTTCCCGCTGCAGCAGCTCAACCGCTCGCTGGCGCAGGTGAGTAAAACCGCCACCGCCATGAGCGTCATTGAGAACCTGCCGCCGGGCAATGCGGAGCTCCGGCACGCCATTGCCCGCCGGTATGCCCTGCAGGGAATGAACGTCTCGCCGGACGAGATCGTCATCACCGCCGGAGCGCTGGAGGCGCTTAACCTCAGCCTGCAGGCGGTAACCGAGCCGGGAGACTGGGTGGTGGTGGAAAACCCCTGTTTCTACGGTGCCCTGCAGGCGCTGGAAAGACTGCGTCTGAAAGCGCTGTCGGTGGCGACTGACGTTAAGGAAGGCATTGACCTGACGGCGCTGGAAGCCGCTCTGGAAAACTACCCGGTCAAGGCCTGTTGGCTGATGACCAACAGTCAGAATCCGCTCGGGTTCACCCTCAGCGCGGCGAAAAAAGCGCAACTGGTGGCGCTGCTGGCGCGCTATAACGTCACGCTTATTGAAGATGATGTTTATAGCGAACTCTATTTTGGCCGTGAGAAACCGTTACCGGCGAAGTATTGGGACCATAACGACATGACGCTGCACTGCAGCTCGTTCTCCAAATGTCTGGTACCCGGATTTCGCATCGGCTGGGTGGCAGCCGGTAAACAGGCGCGACGGATCCAGCAGCTGCAGCTGATGAGCACGCTCTCCACCAGCTCGCCGATGCAGTTAGCCCTGGTGGATTACCTGTCCACCAAGCGCTATGACGCCCATCTGCGTCGTCTACGTCGCCAGCTGGCGGAGCGTAAACAGCTGGCCTGGCAGGCGCTGCTGCGCCATCTGCCGCCGGAGGTGACCATCCACCATAGCGACAGCGGGTATTTTCTGTGGATCGAGCTACCGGAAGGCGCCGACGCCAGCGCGCTCAGCGCCCGGGCGCTGGCATCGCATATCAGTATCGCGCCGGGAAAAATGTTTTCCACCACCGCCAGCTGGACCTCTTTTTTCCGTTTTAATACCGCCTGGGGCTGGGGGGAACGTGAAGAACAGGGGGTTAAACGGCTGGGGGAGCTTATTCGTGAGCAGCTTTCCTGACCCGTCAGGCTATTTTGGCGCACAATAAACGCTGGCAAAAAATAAACGCAGGTGACTTTTAATCGAAGCCGGTCATTATTTTACCGGCGCCCACCATAGGAAATATGCATACCCCTCCTTTTTGTCTAACTCGTTGTCTATAATCCATAAAGTCATTTTTGTGTTGGCGATTTTTGCGTAATGCGTCCCGGGTCACAACCTGCATAAATTCCCCCGGGGGCGTTAAACTGCTGACTACCCTTATTTCAGGAGATATTTTTACGGCACGGCTGCCGCTAATTCCTTTGTGACAGGAGTAACACCTGATGAGCAAAAAATTTGCCCGTTGCAGCCTTTATGTGCTGAGTATGGCCTGTTTGACCGTTCAGGCTGCCGAGCCGCTCACGTCGCTGGATAAACCAGAAGGGCGTCTCGATATTATTGCCTGGCCGGGGTATATCGAACGCGGCCAGACCGACAAGCAGTACGACTGGGTCACCCAGTTTGAAAAAGAGACCGGCTGTCAGGTCAATGTCAAAACCGCTGCCACCTCTGACGAAATGGTCAGCCTGATGGCCAAGGGCGGTTACGATCTGGTGACCGCGTCAGGGGATGCCTCGCTGCGCCTGATCATGGGCAAACGCGTACAGCCGATCAATACGGCGCTGATCGCGGGCTGGGGCACTCTTGACCCACGCATTGCGAAGGGAGCGTGGTTTAACGTCGGCGGTAAAGCGTACGGCACACCCTATCAGTGGGGGCCAAACCTGCTGATGTATAACACCCGCGTATTCCCGACGCCGCCGGACAGCTGGCGCGTGGTGTTCGTTAAGCAGGACCTGCCGGACGGTAAAACCAACCAGGGGCGGGTGCAGGCCTATGATGGCCCAATTTATATTGCCGACGCCGCGCTGTTTGTCAAAGCCACCCAGCCGCAGCTGGGGATTAACGACCCCTATCAACTGACCGAAACCCAGTACAACGCAGTGCTGAAAGTCTTACGCGATCAACAGCCGCTGATCCATCGCTACTGGCACGATGCCACCGTGCAGATGAACGACTTTAAAAACGAAGGCGTGGCGGCTTCCAGCTCATGGCCCTATCAGGCCAACGGCCTGAAGGCGGAAGGCCAGCCGGTCGCCACCGTGTTTCCGAAGGAGGGGGTGACCGGCTGGGCGGACACCACCATGCTGCACAGCGAAGCAAAGCACCCGGTCTGCGCCTATAAATGGATGAACTGGTCGCTCACGCCGAAGGTGCAGGGCGACGTGGCAGCCTGGTTCGGCTCGCTCCCGGTAGTGCCTGAGGGCTGTAAAGCCAGCGCGCTGCTCGGGGAAAAAGGCTGTGAAACCAACGGCTATGACCAGTTTACCCGCATCCATTTCTGGAAAACACCGGTCGCCGAAGGCGGGAAATACGTTCCCTATAGCCGCTGGACTCAGGACTATATTGCGATAATGGGCGGCCGCTAAGGACGGGAGGCAGACAATGACGTACGCGGTCGAGTTTCAGAATGTATCGCGTCTGTACGGCGATGTGCGGGCGGTGGATGGGGTCAGCATTGGCATCCGCGACGGCGAATTTTTCTCGATGCTGGGTCCCTCCGGCTCGGGAAAAACCACCTGTCTGCGGCTGATCGCCGGATTCGAACAGCTCTCTGGCGGCACTATCCGTATTTTTGGTCAGCCGGCCAGTGAGCTGCCGCCCTGGCAACGGGATGTGAATACCGTGTTCCAGGACTACGCGCTGTTTCCCCATATGTCGATCCTCGACAACGTCGCCTATGGTCTGATGGTCAAAGGGATGGCGAAGAAAGCGCGCTATGCCCGCGCCCAGGAGGCGCTGGAAAAAGTGGCCCTCGGCTTTGCCCATCAGCGTAAACCTTCGCAGCTTTCCGGCGGCCAGCGGCAGCGGGTCGCTATTGCCAGAGCACTGGTGAACCAGCCGCGGGTGTTGCTACTCGACGAGCCGCTGGGCGCCCTGGATTTAAAGCTGCGCGAGCAGATGCAGGTGGAGCTGAAAAAGCTGCAGCAATCGCTGGGGATCACCTTCATTTTTGTTACTCACGACCAGAGCGAAGCGCTGTCGATGTCGGACCGCGTGGCGGTGTTTAACAACGGGCGTATCGAGCAGGTCGACGCCCCGCAGGCGCTCTATCTGCACCCGAAGACCGCCTTTGTCGCTGGCTTTGTCGGCACCGCCAACGTCTTTGAAGCCGAGGCGGCCAGGCGATTGTGCGGTATGCCGGGCAGCTGGTCGCTGCGTCCGGAGCATGTTCGCCTGCAGAGCGGCGGCGAGGTGGAGGTGCAAGGCGTGGTGCAGGCGGTGCAGTATCAGGGGGCGGCGACGCGGATCGAGCTCCGTCTGGCGGATGGCGACAAACTGCTGGTCAGCCAGGCCAATATTGATGGTGCTGCGGCGGCCAGCGTACCGCGAACCGGACAAACGGTACTGGCTTCCTGGGCGCGGTCGGCGATGACCCCGCTGGAAAGCGGAGGCTGAGATGACCATGGCGTTGATTCCTGCGCAGAGCGGACGCGTATCGGGGATGTTCTGGCGCCGGCCGGCGCTGGGCCTGTTTTTACTGCTGATCGGGCCGCTGATGTGGTTTGGCATCGTCTATCTGGGATCGCTGCTGACCCTGCTGTGGCAGAGCATTTATACTTTTGACGACTTCACCATGTCGGTGACCAGTGACTTCACGCTGGCGAATCTGCGGGCGCTGTTCAACCCCGCCAACTACGACATTATTGTGCGTACCCTGGTGATGGCGCTGTGTGTCACTCTCGCCAGCGCCATTCTGGCGCTGCCGATGGCCTGGTATATGGCGCGTTACACCAGCGGCAAAATGAAGGCTTTCTTTTATATCGCGGTGATGCTGCCGATGTGGGCCAGCTATATCGTCAAAGCCTACGCGTGGGTGCTGCTGCTGGCGAAAGATGGCGTGGCGCAGTGGTTCCTCGGCCATCTGGGTCTGGAAGGGGCTCTGAACGCGCTGTTGAGCGTTCCGGCGGTTGGCGGTAACACCTTGTCCACCTCCGGTCTTGGACGCTTTCTGGTGTTCGTCTACATCTGGCTGCCGTTTATGATCCTGCCGGTACAGGCGGCGCTGGAGCGCATTCCGGGGTCGTTGCTGCAGGCTTCGG contains the following coding sequences:
- a CDS encoding DUF2554 family protein, with the translated sequence MLRRSMSALLLLCALFSGHLLARRQGHDYFPVQSLEQQLLHEADSDELRSRCEEVAAELREHHRWQDAHRPRAPLSQ
- a CDS encoding DUF2474 domain-containing protein, with protein sequence MHTAWPKRLLWLIAIWGGSVLTLAAISLLFRLLMTAAGLKV
- the cydB gene encoding cytochrome d ubiquinol oxidase subunit II, which encodes MGIELSVIWFVIIVFATLMYIVMDGFDLGIGLLFGTVRGGEDRDIMVNSVAPVWDGNETWLVLGGAGLFGAFPLAYAVIIDALSIPLTLMLIGLIFRGVAFEFRFQATPSHRPFWDRAFFGGSLLATFSQGVVVGAVINGFTVSGRAFSGGMFDWLTPFTLFCGLGLCVAYALLGATWLVMKSEGALQLRMREAARWLLVALLAVFAVISLWTPLAHPAIADRWFSLPNLYFLLPVPLLVILISGWLWRTLHQRDRHVSPFTLTLGLVFLGFSGLGISIWPHIIPPAITLWQAAAPPQSQGFMLVGALLIIPVILGYTCWSYYVFRGKVQPGEGYH
- a CDS encoding cytochrome ubiquinol oxidase subunit I, whose protein sequence is MFGLDAFHLARVQFAFTVSFHIIFPAITIGLASYLAVLEGLWLKTKNPVWRSLYHFWSKIFAVNFGMGVVSGLVMAYQFGTNWSGFSQFAGSITGPLLTYEVLTAFFLEAGFLGVMLFGWNRVGPGLHFFATCMVALGTIISTFWILASNSWMQTPQGFEIVDGQVVPVDWLAVIFNPSFPYRLLHMTVAAFLSSALFVGASAAWHLLRGNQSPAIRKMFSMALWMTLLVAPVQALIGDMHGLNTLKHQPAKIAAIEGHWENPPGEPTPLLLFGWPDMEQERTRYGLEIPALGSLILTHSLDKQVPALKEFAPEDRPNATVVFWSFRLMAGLGMLMLLLGVLALWLRRGGRLYHSRPFLRFALWMGPSGLIAILAGWVTTEVGRQPWVVYGVQRTADAVSAHGDLHMSVSLLTFIVVYSAVFGVGYSYMLRLIRKGPQEMHPATSGTPARPLSAATEGYLQKESR
- a CDS encoding PLP-dependent aminotransferase family protein, encoding MKKYQQLAQQLTEQIALGVWLPGDRLPSLREQVVSSGMSFMTVSHAYQLLESQGRIVARPQSGYYVAPQPVKLRQPAPPAQVTRDEAVDINTYIFEVLQASRQASMLPFASAFPDPRLFPLQQLNRSLAQVSKTATAMSVIENLPPGNAELRHAIARRYALQGMNVSPDEIVITAGALEALNLSLQAVTEPGDWVVVENPCFYGALQALERLRLKALSVATDVKEGIDLTALEAALENYPVKACWLMTNSQNPLGFTLSAAKKAQLVALLARYNVTLIEDDVYSELYFGREKPLPAKYWDHNDMTLHCSSFSKCLVPGFRIGWVAAGKQARRIQQLQLMSTLSTSSPMQLALVDYLSTKRYDAHLRRLRRQLAERKQLAWQALLRHLPPEVTIHHSDSGYFLWIELPEGADASALSARALASHISIAPGKMFSTTASWTSFFRFNTAWGWGEREEQGVKRLGELIREQLS
- the ydcS gene encoding putative ABC transporter substrate-binding protein YdcS, which translates into the protein MSKKFARCSLYVLSMACLTVQAAEPLTSLDKPEGRLDIIAWPGYIERGQTDKQYDWVTQFEKETGCQVNVKTAATSDEMVSLMAKGGYDLVTASGDASLRLIMGKRVQPINTALIAGWGTLDPRIAKGAWFNVGGKAYGTPYQWGPNLLMYNTRVFPTPPDSWRVVFVKQDLPDGKTNQGRVQAYDGPIYIADAALFVKATQPQLGINDPYQLTETQYNAVLKVLRDQQPLIHRYWHDATVQMNDFKNEGVAASSSWPYQANGLKAEGQPVATVFPKEGVTGWADTTMLHSEAKHPVCAYKWMNWSLTPKVQGDVAAWFGSLPVVPEGCKASALLGEKGCETNGYDQFTRIHFWKTPVAEGGKYVPYSRWTQDYIAIMGGR
- a CDS encoding ABC transporter ATP-binding protein, which produces MTYAVEFQNVSRLYGDVRAVDGVSIGIRDGEFFSMLGPSGSGKTTCLRLIAGFEQLSGGTIRIFGQPASELPPWQRDVNTVFQDYALFPHMSILDNVAYGLMVKGMAKKARYARAQEALEKVALGFAHQRKPSQLSGGQRQRVAIARALVNQPRVLLLDEPLGALDLKLREQMQVELKKLQQSLGITFIFVTHDQSEALSMSDRVAVFNNGRIEQVDAPQALYLHPKTAFVAGFVGTANVFEAEAARRLCGMPGSWSLRPEHVRLQSGGEVEVQGVVQAVQYQGAATRIELRLADGDKLLVSQANIDGAAAASVPRTGQTVLASWARSAMTPLESGG
- a CDS encoding ABC transporter permease, with translation MTMALIPAQSGRVSGMFWRRPALGLFLLLIGPLMWFGIVYLGSLLTLLWQSIYTFDDFTMSVTSDFTLANLRALFNPANYDIIVRTLVMALCVTLASAILALPMAWYMARYTSGKMKAFFYIAVMLPMWASYIVKAYAWVLLLAKDGVAQWFLGHLGLEGALNALLSVPAVGGNTLSTSGLGRFLVFVYIWLPFMILPVQAALERIPGSLLQASADLGATPRQTFRHVVLPLAIPGIAAGSIFTFSLTLGDFIVPQLVGPPGYFIGNMVYSQQGAIGNMPMAAAFTLVPIVLIALYLAFVKRLGAFDAL